A stretch of Blastocatellia bacterium DNA encodes these proteins:
- a CDS encoding serine/threonine protein kinase — protein MATLENKSVIDEQFFDSLIGKELNNTYKLEKKIGVGGMGSVFRATDIHSGEEVAIKIISPNLSRDSVFVKRFQREAQICWMLSHPNIVKVHEFGETPEKFLFMVMEFVDGEPLDDYLEGKLPLKPKHCLKIAKPLAGALELAHIHSILHRDLKPSNVLVKEKGDEIIVKLVDFGIVKMLESDGLTDSSSLTLVGEVFGTPHYMSPEQLMEDPIGPMSDIYALGTMVYEMLAGNLPINSTNVNDILTSKIKNTPIELSRKYSFIPEAFDPVIKKAIAYNPKERYQSADEFIRAFEEVVNKYPDGQIEPVVKKTNSEFVAFPELTTEMFAPETEKKEVVESNAEVTNRNLTNATIDKVDNKVDKVQPLIQQTPQVLEVKPNVIVQGKNTNLEKILIKATIVLLLAIITLIIIYFRSI, from the coding sequence ATGGCTACACTAGAAAATAAATCTGTCATAGATGAGCAATTTTTTGATAGTTTAATAGGTAAAGAGTTAAATAATACTTATAAACTAGAGAAAAAAATTGGTGTTGGTGGTATGGGATCGGTTTTTCGTGCTACTGATATTCATTCAGGTGAAGAAGTTGCTATAAAAATAATTTCCCCTAATTTATCCCGTGACTCTGTATTTGTTAAACGCTTTCAAAGAGAAGCACAAATTTGCTGGATGCTATCACACCCAAATATTGTTAAAGTTCATGAATTTGGAGAAACTCCAGAAAAGTTTTTATTTATGGTTATGGAGTTTGTTGATGGTGAACCTTTAGACGATTATTTAGAAGGGAAGTTACCTCTAAAACCAAAACACTGCTTAAAAATTGCTAAACCCTTAGCAGGAGCTTTGGAATTAGCACATATACATAGTATTTTACATAGAGACTTAAAACCTTCTAATGTATTAGTAAAAGAAAAAGGCGATGAGATTATAGTTAAATTAGTAGATTTTGGAATTGTTAAAATGTTGGAATCAGATGGTTTAACAGATTCAAGTAGTTTAACTTTAGTTGGTGAAGTATTTGGTACACCCCATTATATGTCTCCAGAACAATTGATGGAAGATCCTATTGGCCCAATGTCTGATATTTATGCTTTGGGAACTATGGTTTATGAAATGCTTGCAGGGAATTTGCCTATTAATAGTACTAATGTAAATGATATTTTGACCTCAAAGATAAAAAATACGCCTATAGAGCTTTCTAGAAAATATTCTTTTATTCCTGAAGCTTTTGATCCAGTTATAAAAAAGGCTATAGCTTATAATCCAAAAGAACGTTATCAAAGCGCAGACGAATTTATTAGAGCTTTTGAAGAAGTAGTTAATAAATATCCTGATGGACAAATCGAACCTGTTGTTAAAAAAACAAATAGTGAATTTGTTGCTTTTCCTGAACTAACTACAGAAATGTTTGCTCCTGAAACAGAAAAGAAAGAAGTTGTAGAATCTAATGCTGAAGTTACAAATAGAAATTTAACAAATGCAACTATTGATAAAGTTGATAATAAAGTTGATAAAGTCCAACCTCTAATACAACAAACCCCGCAAGTGTTAGAAGTAAAACCAAACGTTATTGTACAGGGAAAAAATACCAACCTAGAAAAAATACTAATTAAAGCTACAATAGTGTTATTATTAGCTATAATAACTTTAATTATTATTTATTTTAGATCAATTTAA
- a CDS encoding response regulator transcription factor, which produces MSILIAEDNVAQRHYLRELLEREFSSNGPIFEAADGETTVTLTLKHRPNLCILDIQMPGLSGVKAARSIWRSFPAARIIFWTQFPHEIYINEIRKIVKAVEPPPAYGFIHKNNPDSRFLRFIAAVLEDGADMIDPAFKDSFKQPLLTEFEAEALYYLALGLSNWAIARKCSLSQRGVESRLATLYEKLFVTISEGTPNEAYDKLVYNMRTRAFFEALRRGLINSDELEKASKDLDAWLDRDRKRFSEEQKRS; this is translated from the coding sequence ATGTCAATTTTAATTGCAGAAGATAATGTTGCACAAAGACATTATCTTAGAGAACTACTAGAAAGAGAATTTTCCAGTAACGGCCCAATTTTTGAGGCTGCGGACGGAGAAACTACAGTTACTTTAACCTTAAAACATAGACCTAACTTATGTATTTTAGATATTCAAATGCCAGGGCTTTCTGGGGTAAAAGCAGCACGCTCGATTTGGCGTAGTTTCCCAGCAGCTAGAATTATTTTCTGGACACAATTCCCACATGAAATTTATATCAATGAAATTCGCAAAATAGTTAAAGCCGTCGAACCTCCACCAGCTTATGGATTTATCCATAAAAATAATCCTGACTCCCGGTTTTTACGTTTTATCGCTGCTGTTTTAGAAGATGGTGCAGATATGATTGATCCTGCATTTAAGGACTCTTTTAAGCAGCCTTTGTTGACTGAATTTGAAGCAGAAGCACTTTATTATTTAGCCCTAGGATTATCTAATTGGGCAATTGCTCGTAAGTGTAGCTTATCACAAAGAGGTGTAGAAAGTCGTTTGGCAACGCTTTATGAAAAGCTATTTGTAACAATTTCTGAAGGTACACCAAATGAAGCCTATGATAAATTAGTTTATAATATGCGTACTCGTGCTTTTTTTGAAGCATTAAGACGAGGGTTAATTAATAGTGATGAGTTAGAAAAAGCCTCTAAAGATTTGGACGCTTGGTTAGATCGTGACCGCAAGCGTTTTTCAGAAGAACAAAAACGTAGTTAA
- a CDS encoding DNA translocase FtsK 4TM domain-containing protein has protein sequence MQTATNNSMSIEKAPTRFNEAIGIVLLAFSLTVILSLFSYDPQDPSWNVVSEREQAANWIGSLGAWIADFLFQIFGLSAFLVPVLLTTLGWRTLRLREIKFYIVDL, from the coding sequence ATGCAAACAGCAACAAATAATTCAATGAGTATTGAAAAAGCACCAACTCGTTTTAATGAAGCAATAGGAATTGTGCTTTTAGCCTTTAGTCTCACGGTGATACTTAGTTTATTTTCTTATGATCCACAAGATCCATCTTGGAATGTAGTTTCTGAGCGTGAACAAGCAGCTAATTGGATTGGTAGTTTAGGTGCTTGGATAGCTGACTTTTTATTTCAAATATTTGGCTTATCTGCCTTTTTAGTGCCAGTGCTGCTAACTACTCTAGGTTGGCGGACTTTACGACTACGAGAGATCAAATTTTACATCGTAGATTTATAG
- the def gene encoding peptide deformylase: protein MSSFIDDKKLMDYLRDEVVTIGDPLLREPTKQITNLKEAEELCNLMVEKVRELKGAGLAANQIGVPARIFVAELRKNELFPNRPESPLYIMINPEIISTSKEMIEGWEGCFSVPNMVGLVPRHESITVKYLTLDGIEHQETFSTHLARTIQHEVDHLDGIIYFERMKDLSKLMTKNHFVQSMTQKS from the coding sequence ATGAGTAGTTTTATTGATGATAAAAAGTTAATGGATTATTTAAGGGATGAAGTTGTAACAATAGGCGATCCTTTACTAAGAGAACCTACAAAACAAATTACTAACCTAAAAGAAGCTGAAGAACTTTGTAATTTGATGGTTGAGAAAGTTAGAGAGCTAAAAGGGGCCGGACTTGCTGCTAATCAAATTGGAGTTCCAGCACGAATTTTTGTTGCTGAACTTAGGAAAAATGAGCTTTTTCCAAACCGTCCAGAATCTCCCCTCTACATAATGATAAACCCAGAAATTATTAGCACTTCTAAGGAAATGATTGAAGGTTGGGAAGGTTGTTTTAGCGTGCCAAATATGGTTGGTCTAGTCCCTCGTCATGAGTCAATTACAGTAAAATACCTTACTTTAGACGGAATTGAGCATCAAGAAACTTTTTCAACACATCTAGCCCGCACTATTCAACATGAAGTTGACCATTTAGACGGAATAATTTACTTTGAAAGAATGAAAGATCTAAGTAAACTGATGACAAAAAACCATTTTGTGCAATCTATGACACAAAAAAGCTAA
- a CDS encoding acyl--CoA ligase, whose protein sequence is MSNIGDYQTTYQQFTWQIPEYFNFAFDVFDSFAKDPEKLAMIWVDEDNQTTKKLSYEYFKDRSNQAANLLESLGLKKGDKVLLLLAKIPEWWELVLAMIKLGVVFMPATTQLTSKDIVYRVQMAEATTVITDLDNFTKFDSVRDQLKEVKNFLLVGGTQDNLYSYDELIAISKIKFIPLEKTRQDDPLLLYFTSGTTGYPKMVLHTHSSYPIGHQVTGRYWLDLQPQDLHWNLSDTGWAKAAWSSLFGPWNCGATLFVHNGKGKFAPELTLELLATHNITSFCAPPTAYRMLVTADFEKYNLTSLRSCVSAGEPLNPEIIDIWQQKTSLMIREGYGQTETCLLVGTFPGQTIKPGSMGKSAPGFVVDIINKDGNIAQDHEEGDIGVKLKPVRPVGLFQEYWNDSEATNNSIRGDWYITGDRGFRDQDGYLWFIGRADDVIISAGYRIGPFEVESALVEHPSVLETAVVGKADSQRGQIVKAYVVLKSGVEKSDALATTLQDFVKHITAPYKYPREIEFVEDLPKTISGKIRRVELRERANKLS, encoded by the coding sequence ATGAGCAACATTGGTGACTATCAAACCACATATCAACAGTTTACTTGGCAAATCCCAGAATATTTTAATTTTGCTTTTGATGTTTTTGACTCATTTGCAAAAGACCCTGAAAAATTAGCTATGATTTGGGTGGATGAAGACAACCAGACAACAAAAAAACTTTCTTATGAATATTTTAAAGATCGATCTAATCAAGCAGCTAACCTATTAGAATCTCTAGGCTTAAAAAAAGGTGATAAGGTCTTGCTGCTACTTGCTAAAATTCCTGAATGGTGGGAACTAGTGCTAGCAATGATAAAATTAGGCGTTGTTTTTATGCCTGCTACCACACAGCTAACAAGCAAAGATATTGTTTATCGTGTCCAAATGGCTGAAGCAACAACTGTAATTACTGATCTAGATAATTTTACTAAGTTTGATTCTGTACGTGATCAGTTAAAAGAAGTAAAAAACTTTTTATTAGTTGGTGGAACACAAGATAATTTGTATAGCTATGATGAACTAATAGCAATCTCCAAAATAAAATTTATTCCGTTAGAAAAAACTCGCCAGGATGACCCACTACTACTTTATTTTACTAGCGGGACAACTGGTTATCCTAAAATGGTACTTCACACACATAGCAGTTATCCAATAGGTCATCAAGTTACTGGTCGTTATTGGCTAGATTTACAACCCCAAGACTTGCATTGGAATTTATCCGACACAGGATGGGCAAAAGCTGCTTGGAGTAGTCTTTTTGGCCCTTGGAACTGTGGAGCAACACTTTTTGTTCATAATGGAAAAGGAAAATTTGCTCCTGAATTAACATTAGAATTACTAGCTACACATAACATTACTAGTTTTTGCGCTCCACCAACAGCTTACCGAATGTTGGTGACAGCAGATTTTGAAAAATATAATTTAACCTCCCTACGAAGTTGTGTTAGTGCAGGTGAGCCACTAAACCCAGAAATTATAGATATTTGGCAGCAAAAAACTTCTTTAATGATTCGTGAAGGTTATGGACAAACAGAAACTTGTTTACTAGTAGGAACATTTCCTGGCCAAACAATAAAACCTGGTTCAATGGGTAAATCTGCCCCAGGCTTTGTTGTAGATATTATTAATAAAGATGGAAATATTGCTCAAGACCATGAGGAAGGAGATATTGGAGTAAAACTTAAGCCTGTTCGCCCTGTTGGACTATTTCAAGAGTATTGGAATGACTCAGAAGCTACAAATAATTCTATTCGAGGTGATTGGTATATTACAGGAGATCGTGGTTTTCGTGATCAAGACGGCTATTTATGGTTTATTGGCCGGGCTGATGATGTAATTATCAGTGCTGGTTATAGAATTGGCCCTTTTGAAGTAGAAAGTGCTTTGGTTGAGCATCCTAGCGTTTTAGAAACTGCTGTAGTTGGAAAAGCTGATAGTCAAAGAGGACAAATTGTTAAGGCTTATGTAGTGCTTAAATCTGGTGTAGAAAAATCTGATGCTCTAGCTACAACTTTACAAGATTTTGTTAAACATATAACAGCACCTTATAAATACCCTAGAGAAATAGAGTTTGTTGAGGATCTTCCTAAAACAATTAGCGGGAAAATTCGCCGTGTAGAGTTAAGAGAACGTGCCAATAAATTAAGTTAG
- a CDS encoding glycosyltransferase family 2 protein: protein MTLSVTIITYNEEKNIVAALESVKWADEIIVVDSNSTDNTIKLANRFTDKVIINSWPGYAAQKQFASEQATSDWILSIDADEQVTIELAKEIQKVIYDQNNTYDGFYLSRQNYYLNKAIYHSGWSPDYQLRLYRRGKGFWQGQFVHESVKVNGNVGKLKAKLSHYSIQSLAAHHNRLNSYTSLAANDLVSRGKKVSSLDLLLRPVIATFRSYFWRLGFLDGFAGIIIAYFAAYYVFLKYAKAWEQQIK, encoded by the coding sequence ATGACTCTTTCTGTCACCATTATTACTTATAATGAAGAAAAAAATATTGTTGCTGCTCTTGAGTCTGTAAAATGGGCTGATGAAATTATTGTAGTAGATTCTAACAGCACAGATAACACCATCAAACTAGCTAACCGGTTTACAGATAAAGTAATTATTAACTCTTGGCCCGGCTATGCAGCACAAAAACAATTTGCCTCTGAACAAGCTACTTCTGACTGGATATTAAGCATTGATGCCGATGAGCAAGTTACAATAGAGCTTGCTAAAGAGATTCAAAAAGTTATTTATGACCAAAATAATACCTATGATGGATTTTACTTAAGCCGTCAAAATTATTACTTAAACAAAGCTATTTATCATTCTGGTTGGTCGCCAGATTATCAATTAAGGCTTTATCGTCGTGGCAAAGGCTTTTGGCAAGGGCAGTTTGTCCATGAATCAGTAAAAGTTAATGGAAATGTTGGTAAATTAAAAGCTAAATTATCACATTATTCTATTCAAAGTCTGGCGGCTCACCATAACCGCTTAAATAGTTATACTAGTTTAGCTGCTAATGATTTAGTTTCTCGAGGTAAAAAGGTTAGTTCATTAGACTTGCTGCTACGCCCTGTTATTGCAACATTTCGCAGCTATTTTTGGAGACTAGGTTTTTTAGATGGCTTTGCTGGAATAATTATCGCTTATTTTGCCGCTTACTATGTTTTTCTTAAATATGCTAAAGCTTGGGAACAACAAATAAAATAA
- a CDS encoding TolC family protein, producing the protein MSWHKQIVSYGMLTLILSNFTPITKAQGPSEGSGIVTITQDNQTQNNTPTPQQPPTPKVDLPTLRTGVDPSKVMPLSLADAVTMVLEHNLGIKNDQDNIKLAQFDLEGAYGVFDPVVGGSLLYSRNNVPSANPFNVGVGSNSVSFQNLNFGVNATKLFNSGATGDATFSTTRTSTNSNSSGLSPVYQPRFEMTFRQPILRNYKINQSSRNIKSLKKRLDLADVAFRQRLVDLIARVQSSYYDLAFSIKNAEIQRDSVELAAVQLQNNEIQVKAGTAAPIDIVSAQAELERRKDAAISALVPITQAENALKLLVIDDPLSDLMNYQIIPTDIIDVSGEKIDLNAAIGIAMDRRPELKQLQLQGELNDIDKEFFKNQLKPQVDITGTFTAQGLAGQPATAIPGFPSLNGTEFDGGIGQSLVNLFKFRSYQGGISITFPYKNRAVQASLGRTEVVARQLDNQKRQMVLTIMADVRNALQAVDSSLQRVEAARASVKAAEEQYRGEKQKFEAGLSTTFFVLQRQNELSVARGNELRAKTDYNKARADLQRVMANNLP; encoded by the coding sequence ATGTCTTGGCATAAGCAGATAGTCAGCTATGGAATGTTAACTTTAATACTTAGTAATTTTACTCCTATTACTAAAGCTCAAGGGCCATCAGAAGGCAGCGGTATTGTAACAATTACTCAAGATAACCAAACTCAAAACAATACTCCAACCCCACAACAACCACCCACCCCTAAAGTTGATTTACCAACCTTACGAACTGGAGTTGACCCAAGCAAAGTAATGCCTCTTTCTTTAGCTGATGCTGTCACTATGGTACTGGAACATAACTTAGGTATTAAAAATGATCAAGATAACATTAAGCTTGCTCAATTTGATTTAGAAGGCGCATATGGAGTTTTTGATCCTGTAGTTGGTGGTAGCCTTTTATATTCTCGTAATAATGTTCCTTCAGCTAACCCTTTTAACGTTGGTGTTGGATCAAATTCAGTAAGTTTTCAAAATCTTAACTTTGGGGTAAATGCTACTAAACTATTTAATAGCGGTGCTACAGGAGATGCCACTTTTTCTACTACCCGCACTTCAACTAATAGTAATTCATCCGGCTTAAGCCCAGTTTACCAACCAAGATTTGAAATGACTTTCCGTCAACCAATACTAAGAAATTATAAAATTAATCAAAGTAGCCGTAATATTAAATCCTTAAAGAAACGATTAGACCTAGCTGATGTTGCTTTTAGACAAAGACTTGTAGACTTAATTGCTCGTGTTCAATCTTCTTATTACGATCTCGCATTTTCAATTAAAAATGCAGAAATTCAACGCGATTCTGTAGAGCTTGCTGCTGTACAACTACAGAATAACGAAATCCAGGTCAAAGCTGGTACTGCGGCACCAATTGATATTGTTTCTGCCCAAGCTGAGCTTGAACGCCGTAAAGACGCTGCTATTTCTGCCTTAGTACCTATTACCCAAGCTGAAAATGCCTTAAAACTCTTAGTAATAGATGACCCTCTTAGCGATTTAATGAATTATCAAATAATCCCTACAGATATTATTGATGTGTCTGGTGAAAAAATAGATCTAAATGCTGCTATTGGTATTGCAATGGATCGTCGTCCAGAATTAAAACAACTTCAACTACAAGGCGAATTAAATGATATAGACAAAGAATTTTTCAAAAATCAACTTAAACCCCAAGTGGATATAACAGGAACATTTACTGCTCAAGGTTTAGCTGGTCAACCTGCTACTGCTATTCCAGGTTTTCCTTCATTAAATGGCACTGAATTTGATGGTGGCATTGGTCAATCTCTTGTTAACTTATTTAAGTTTCGTAGCTATCAAGGCGGTATCTCAATTACCTTCCCTTACAAAAACCGTGCAGTACAAGCTAGTTTAGGCCGTACAGAAGTAGTTGCAAGACAATTAGATAACCAAAAACGTCAAATGGTGCTAACCATTATGGCTGATGTTCGCAATGCGCTTCAGGCAGTTGATTCTTCCCTACAACGTGTTGAAGCAGCACGTGCTTCTGTAAAAGCAGCAGAAGAACAATATAGAGGGGAAAAACAAAAATTTGAGGCGGGTCTTTCCACAACATTTTTTGTCCTACAACGTCAAAATGAACTTTCTGTTGCTCGTGGTAATGAGTTACGTGCTAAAACTGATTACAACAAAGCTAGAGCAGACCTTCAAAGAGTAATGGCAAACAATCTACCATAG
- the queD gene encoding 6-carboxytetrahydropterin synthase QueD gives MYEVMIETEFSSAHALRNYHGKCENLHGHNWKVEVYVRGTKLDETGLLIDFKELKTATKQIMDKIDHKVLNEIPPFDEVCNPSSENIARYVLEELAPKINNVNRIVYKVRAWETPFTAASYQIPEEK, from the coding sequence ATGTATGAAGTAATGATTGAAACTGAGTTTTCATCAGCACACGCGCTACGCAACTATCATGGAAAATGTGAAAACTTGCATGGTCATAATTGGAAAGTAGAGGTTTATGTTAGAGGAACAAAATTAGATGAAACAGGTTTATTGATCGACTTTAAAGAGTTAAAAACAGCTACCAAGCAAATAATGGATAAAATAGATCATAAAGTGTTAAATGAAATTCCACCTTTTGATGAAGTTTGTAACCCTTCTTCAGAAAATATTGCTCGATATGTTTTAGAAGAACTAGCTCCAAAAATAAACAATGTTAATAGAATTGTTTACAAAGTACGTGCATGGGAAACACCTTTTACTGCTGCTAGTTATCAAATTCCTGAAGAAAAATAA
- a CDS encoding peroxiredoxin — MGNLSVGDVAPDFCVKSHTGQELKLSDYKGKSVLLWFYPKADTPGCTREGCGFRDRLPEFEKKNAQILGVSFDTVEENLAFAEKYEYNFPLLCDTKREIGLAYGACDDAQAANAKRISYLIGPDGKIAHSFGKVDASSHPEEALKFL, encoded by the coding sequence ATGGGAAATCTTTCTGTTGGTGATGTGGCCCCTGATTTTTGTGTTAAGTCTCACACAGGTCAAGAGCTTAAACTTTCTGATTATAAGGGAAAATCTGTACTTCTTTGGTTTTACCCAAAAGCAGATACTCCAGGTTGTACTCGCGAAGGATGCGGATTTCGTGATCGTCTACCTGAATTTGAAAAGAAAAATGCTCAAATTTTAGGGGTAAGTTTTGATACTGTAGAAGAAAATCTAGCATTTGCAGAAAAATATGAATATAACTTTCCTCTACTTTGTGATACTAAAAGAGAAATAGGACTCGCCTATGGTGCTTGTGATGATGCGCAGGCAGCTAATGCAAAAAGAATTTCTTATTTAATTGGGCCAGACGGCAAAATTGCACATTCATTTGGTAAAGTAGATGCTAGCAGTCATCCTGAAGAAGCATTAAAATTTTTATAA
- a CDS encoding FHA domain-containing protein, protein MTGTALHRLKIGCNTIGRFTDNDIVIYDEERMLSRLHCSVVIHTDGTAEIFDTSLNGTFINESRITRSKINSGDQLRLGPKFCMKIVLYNAE, encoded by the coding sequence ATGACAGGAACTGCTCTCCATCGATTAAAAATAGGTTGCAATACAATTGGCCGTTTTACAGATAATGATATTGTTATTTATGATGAAGAAAGAATGCTTTCACGTCTTCATTGTTCTGTAGTGATTCATACTGATGGAACAGCAGAAATATTTGACACTTCCCTTAATGGTACTTTTATTAATGAGTCTCGTATTACAAGATCAAAAATAAATTCAGGTGATCAACTTCGTCTAGGGCCAAAATTTTGTATGAAAATTGTTTTATATAATGCTGAATAA
- a CDS encoding serine/threonine-protein phosphatase, with product MNANPSAFITIHGLSDIGKVRKLNEDRFAILNIATKDTFETYKGEVGNTGFLLVVCDGSGGDGRGGVAAKLAVDIFQTEIFSKYNNNLGIGDILIQAATTANEMIWQQSNRNPSIAGMASTLTAAWIVPPQVYIVEVGDSRCYLVRGETIRQITRDQSMVQMLIDGGIITPNTAKIHPYRNVVLQSLGAKGSVVPVVTSLELAQDDRLLLCSDGLSKNLPEETILEIILKNKDVITASQQLITTANDLTADDNVTAILAMFEGDIFANPNESNTLLLSETAEDTDLSDELEDLTEVISPVEKSELAQ from the coding sequence GTGAATGCAAACCCATCTGCTTTTATAACAATTCATGGTCTTAGTGATATAGGTAAAGTACGCAAATTAAATGAAGATCGCTTTGCCATATTGAATATTGCTACAAAAGATACTTTTGAGACTTATAAAGGAGAAGTAGGTAATACAGGTTTTTTACTTGTAGTATGTGATGGATCAGGTGGTGATGGTCGAGGTGGTGTAGCAGCAAAATTAGCAGTAGATATTTTTCAAACAGAAATTTTTTCTAAGTATAATAATAACTTAGGGATTGGAGATATATTAATTCAAGCAGCAACTACAGCTAATGAAATGATCTGGCAACAATCCAACCGTAACCCTAGTATTGCTGGTATGGCAAGCACTTTAACTGCCGCCTGGATAGTACCGCCACAAGTTTATATTGTTGAAGTAGGTGATTCCCGCTGTTATTTAGTTCGTGGGGAAACAATTAGACAAATTACTAGAGACCAATCAATGGTACAAATGCTAATTGATGGAGGAATTATTACCCCAAATACAGCCAAAATACATCCTTACCGTAATGTTGTTTTGCAATCTCTAGGAGCAAAAGGTTCAGTTGTTCCTGTAGTAACTAGCTTAGAACTAGCTCAAGATGACCGTCTGCTACTCTGCTCAGATGGATTAAGTAAAAATTTACCAGAAGAAACAATACTAGAAATTATTCTTAAAAATAAAGATGTTATCACTGCTTCACAACAATTAATTACTACGGCTAATGACCTAACAGCAGATGACAATGTTACTGCCATATTAGCTATGTTTGAAGGTGATATTTTTGCTAACCCCAATGAATCCAATACCCTGCTACTATCAGAAACAGCAGAAGACACAGACTTATCTGATGAATTAGAAGATCTTACGGAAGTAATTTCACCTGTTGAAAAAAGTGAATTAGCTCAATAA
- a CDS encoding IPT/TIG domain-containing protein, translating into MWKKSKNIYNFLKVTLLFLAVLLCYQIFTNKKVEDKKILEKTSSQIEIDNKRLIKSVDIVNKFSAIDQIEEAERPPLLIGRNLFQNTSDQNILPVAGKFENKTKFITLVEISPNKIYQQNKSITILLKGLNFTNKTQVYVQNELAKFNFISPTELEVFYLLT; encoded by the coding sequence ATGTGGAAAAAGAGTAAAAATATATATAATTTCTTAAAAGTAACACTGTTATTTCTAGCAGTATTGTTATGTTATCAAATATTTACCAATAAAAAGGTTGAAGATAAAAAAATTTTAGAAAAAACTTCTTCACAAATAGAAATAGATAATAAGCGTTTAATTAAATCCGTAGACATAGTAAATAAATTCTCAGCAATAGATCAAATAGAAGAGGCAGAAAGGCCTCCCTTATTAATTGGCCGTAATTTATTTCAAAACACTTCTGACCAAAATATTTTGCCAGTTGCAGGTAAATTTGAAAATAAAACAAAATTTATAACATTAGTTGAAATTTCGCCTAACAAAATATACCAACAAAATAAATCTATAACTATTTTACTTAAAGGCTTAAATTTTACTAATAAAACTCAAGTTTATGTTCAAAATGAGCTAGCAAAATTTAATTTTATTAGTCCAACAGAGCTAGAAGTTTTTTACCTGTTAACCTAG